One Cervus canadensis isolate Bull #8, Minnesota chromosome 1, ASM1932006v1, whole genome shotgun sequence genomic window carries:
- the TMC6 gene encoding transmembrane channel-like protein 6 isoform X1, which produces MSQSPAFVLNVLETPEDPEGSQEPSPYDESEVHDSFHQLIQEQSRWVAEEGLELQQRQPETGALGASGSDHKTLPGPEGAPVYSMATLRILASMPSRTIGRSRGAIISQYYSRTVKLRRRAGRPQLRDMGRSARPSLRLYDLELDSAVLEEEEKRGLLVKELQGLTAAQRDHMLRGMPLSLAEKRCLREESRPLRGKRRAERRHGLLSCCDQFRDSCVLASHNLGLALLSGLQALTPWRYALKRIGGRFGSSVLSYFLFLKTLLAFNALLLLPLLAFIVGVQAAFPPAPGGPVPAFTGLELLTGGGHFTHSVMYYGYYSNATLNQPCASPLNGSECPPEAGSLPYNMPLAYLFTLGAAFFITCITLVYSMSRSFGESYRVGSASGVHAITVFCSWDYKVTQRWATRLQHDNIRTQLKELLAEGQSRQRPQSACGRLRRAAVLGFVWLLCLGTTLGCTLAVYTFSELMIEQSPVSAEREAVLLLLPLVVCLLNLGAPYLFRILATLERHDSPVLEVYVAICRNLILKMVTLGILCYHWLGRRVGTLKDQCWENFVGQELYRLMVMDFIFTLLDTLLGELVWRLFSEKRLKRKGKPEFDIAGNVLELIYGQTLTWLGVLFSPLLPAMQIIKLLLLFYIKKASLMANCQAPRRPWKASHMSTVFVSLLCFPSFLGAAVFLCYAIWQVKPSSICGPFRTLDTMYEAGKVWVRRLEKAGPRVSWLPWVHRYLVEDTFPIYLVSALLLAVIYLNIQVVKGQRKVICLLKEQISNEGEDKIFLINKLQRVYEKKERSRAGRTEEAVTPPLFTEDWDAQ; this is translated from the exons ATGTCCCAGTCGCCGGCCTTTGTCCTCAATGTCCTCGAGACCCCAGAGGACCCAGAGGG CAGCCAAGAGCCCAGCCCCTATGATGAGAGCGAAGTGCATGACTCCTTCCACCAGCTCATCCAGGAGCAGAGCCGCTGGGTGGCCGAGGAGGGGCTGGAGCTGCAGCAGAGGCAGCCGGAGACTGGCGCCCTGGGGGCCTCAG GCAGCGACCACAAGACCCTGCCGGGGCCTGAGGGTGCCCCCGTCTACAGCATGGCCACGCTCCGCATCTTGGCCAGCATGCCCAGTCGCACCATCG GCCGGAGCCGCGGCGCCATCATCTCCCAGTACTACAGCCGCACGGTGAAGCTGCGTCGCAGGGCCGGCCGGCCGCAGCTCAGGGATATGGGCCGCTCAGCCCGGCCCAGCCTCCGCCTGTATGACCTGGAGCTGGACTCTGCGGTTCTGGAGGAGGAGG AGAAGCGGGGCCTCCTGGTGAAGGAGCTCCAGGGCCTGACGGCGGCCCAGCGGGACCACATGCTCCGGGGGATGCCCCTGAGCCTGGCCGAGAAACGCTGCCTGCG GGAGGAGAGCCGGCCCCTGAGGGGCAAGCGGAGGGCCGAGCGGCGCCATGGGCTCCTCTCCTGCTGCGACCAGTTCCGCGACAGCTGTGTCCTG GCCTCGCACAACCTGGGGCTGGCGCTGCTCTCGGGACTGCAGGCCCTGACGCCCTGGCGCTACGCCCTGAAGCGGATCGGGGGCCGGTTCGGCTCCAGCGTCCTCTCATACTTCCTCTTCCTCAAGACCCTGCTGGCCTTCAACGCCcttctgctgctgccgctgctggcCTTCATCGTGGGCGTGCAGGCCGCCTTCCCGCCCGCGCCCGGGGGCCCTGTGCCTGCCTTCACGGGCCTGGAGCTCCTCACCGGTGGG GGCCACTTCACCCACAGCGTCATGTACTATGGCTACTACAGTAACGCCACGTTGAACCAGCCGTGTGCCTCCCCACTGAATGGCAGCGAGTGTCCTCCCGAGGCGGGCAGCCTGCCCTACAACATGCCCCTGGCCTACCTCTTCACCCTGGGGGCAGCTTTCTTTATCACCTGCATCACTCTGGTGTACAG CATGTCCCGCTCTTTCGGGGAGAGCTACCGGGTGGGCAGCGCCTCGGGGGTCCACGCCATCACCGTTTTCTGTTCCTGGGACTACAAAGTGACCCAGCGATGGGCCACCCGCCTCCAGCACGACAACATCCGAACCCAGCTGAAG GAGCTGCTGGCTGAAGGGCAGTCGCGCCAGCGCCCCCAGAGCGCGTGCGGGCGGCTGCGGCGGGCGGCCGTGCTGGGGTTCGTGTGGCTGCTGTGCCTGGGCACCACGCTGGGCTGCACCCTGGCCGTCTACACCTTCTCAGAGCTCATGATCGAG CAGAGCCCAGTGTCCGCCGAGCGGGAGgcggtcctgctgctgctgcctctggTGGTTTGCCTCCTCAACCTGGGGGCCCCGTACCTGTTCCGCATCCTGGCCACCCTGGAGCGGCACGACTCCCCGGTGCTGGAGGTGTACGTGGCCATCTGCAG GAACCTCATCCTCAAGATGGTCACCCTGGGGATTCTTTGCTACCACTGGCTAGGCCGCAGGGTGGGCACCCTGAAGGACCAG TGCTGGGAGAACTTCGTGGGCCAGGAGCTGTACCGGCTCATGGTGATGGACTTCATCTTCACGCTGCTGGACACGCTTCTGGGGGAGCTGGTGTGGAG GCTTTTCTCCGAGAAGCGGCTTAAGAGGAAGGGGAAGCCTGAGTTCGACATTGCAGGAAACGTTCTGGAGCTGATTTACGGGCAGACCCTGACCTG GCTGGGGGTCCTCTTCTCCCCGCTCCTGCCCGCCATGCAGATCATCAAACTGCTGCTCCTTTTCTACATCAAGAAG GCCAGCCTGATGGCCAACTGCCAGGCACCCCGCAGGCCCTGGAAGGCGTCCCACATGAGCACTGTCTTCGTCTCCCTGCTCTGCTTTCCCTCCTTCCTGGGCGCTGCGGTTTTCCTCTGCTACGCCATCTGGCA GGTGAAGCCCTCGAGCATCTGCGGCCCCTTCCGGACCCTGGACACCATGTATGAGGCGGGGAAGGTATGGGTGCGCCGCCTGGAGAAGGCGGGCCCCCGCGTctcctggctgccctgggtccACCGCTACCTGGTAGAAGATACCTTCCCCATCTACCTGGTGTCGGCCCTGCTGCT GGCTGTGATCTACCTCAACATCCAGGTGGTGAAGGGCCAGCGGAAGGTCATCTGCCTCCTCAAGGAGCAAATCAGCAAC GAGGGGGAGGACAAAATCTTCTTGATCAACAAGCTTCAGCGTGTCTACGAGAAGAAGGAGAGGAGCAG GGCTGGTAGAACCGAGGAGGCCGTGACACCCCCCCTGTTCACAGAAGACTGGGATGCCCAGTAG
- the TMC6 gene encoding transmembrane channel-like protein 6 isoform X3: MSQSPAFVLNVLETPEDPEGQEPSPYDESEVHDSFHQLIQEQSRWVAEEGLELQQRQPETGALGASGSDHKTLPGPEGAPVYSMATLRILASMPSRTIGRSRGAIISQYYSRTVKLRRRAGRPQLRDMGRSARPSLRLYDLELDSAVLEEEEKRGLLVKELQGLTAAQRDHMLRGMPLSLAEKRCLREESRPLRGKRRAERRHGLLSCCDQFRDSCVLASHNLGLALLSGLQALTPWRYALKRIGGRFGSSVLSYFLFLKTLLAFNALLLLPLLAFIVGVQAAFPPAPGGPVPAFTGLELLTGGGHFTHSVMYYGYYSNATLNQPCASPLNGSECPPEAGSLPYNMPLAYLFTLGAAFFITCITLVYSMSRSFGESYRVGSASGVHAITVFCSWDYKVTQRWATRLQHDNIRTQLKELLAEGQSRQRPQSACGRLRRAAVLGFVWLLCLGTTLGCTLAVYTFSELMIEQSPVSAEREAVLLLLPLVVCLLNLGAPYLFRILATLERHDSPVLEVYVAICRNLILKMVTLGILCYHWLGRRVGTLKDQCWENFVGQELYRLMVMDFIFTLLDTLLGELVWRLFSEKRLKRKGKPEFDIAGNVLELIYGQTLTWLGVLFSPLLPAMQIIKLLLLFYIKKASLMANCQAPRRPWKASHMSTVFVSLLCFPSFLGAAVFLCYAIWQVKPSSICGPFRTLDTMYEAGKVWVRRLEKAGPRVSWLPWVHRYLVEDTFPIYLVSALLLAVIYLNIQVVKGQRKVICLLKEQISNEGEDKIFLINKLQRVYEKKERSRAGRTEEAVTPPLFTEDWDAQ; this comes from the exons ATGTCCCAGTCGCCGGCCTTTGTCCTCAATGTCCTCGAGACCCCAGAGGACCCAGAGGG CCAAGAGCCCAGCCCCTATGATGAGAGCGAAGTGCATGACTCCTTCCACCAGCTCATCCAGGAGCAGAGCCGCTGGGTGGCCGAGGAGGGGCTGGAGCTGCAGCAGAGGCAGCCGGAGACTGGCGCCCTGGGGGCCTCAG GCAGCGACCACAAGACCCTGCCGGGGCCTGAGGGTGCCCCCGTCTACAGCATGGCCACGCTCCGCATCTTGGCCAGCATGCCCAGTCGCACCATCG GCCGGAGCCGCGGCGCCATCATCTCCCAGTACTACAGCCGCACGGTGAAGCTGCGTCGCAGGGCCGGCCGGCCGCAGCTCAGGGATATGGGCCGCTCAGCCCGGCCCAGCCTCCGCCTGTATGACCTGGAGCTGGACTCTGCGGTTCTGGAGGAGGAGG AGAAGCGGGGCCTCCTGGTGAAGGAGCTCCAGGGCCTGACGGCGGCCCAGCGGGACCACATGCTCCGGGGGATGCCCCTGAGCCTGGCCGAGAAACGCTGCCTGCG GGAGGAGAGCCGGCCCCTGAGGGGCAAGCGGAGGGCCGAGCGGCGCCATGGGCTCCTCTCCTGCTGCGACCAGTTCCGCGACAGCTGTGTCCTG GCCTCGCACAACCTGGGGCTGGCGCTGCTCTCGGGACTGCAGGCCCTGACGCCCTGGCGCTACGCCCTGAAGCGGATCGGGGGCCGGTTCGGCTCCAGCGTCCTCTCATACTTCCTCTTCCTCAAGACCCTGCTGGCCTTCAACGCCcttctgctgctgccgctgctggcCTTCATCGTGGGCGTGCAGGCCGCCTTCCCGCCCGCGCCCGGGGGCCCTGTGCCTGCCTTCACGGGCCTGGAGCTCCTCACCGGTGGG GGCCACTTCACCCACAGCGTCATGTACTATGGCTACTACAGTAACGCCACGTTGAACCAGCCGTGTGCCTCCCCACTGAATGGCAGCGAGTGTCCTCCCGAGGCGGGCAGCCTGCCCTACAACATGCCCCTGGCCTACCTCTTCACCCTGGGGGCAGCTTTCTTTATCACCTGCATCACTCTGGTGTACAG CATGTCCCGCTCTTTCGGGGAGAGCTACCGGGTGGGCAGCGCCTCGGGGGTCCACGCCATCACCGTTTTCTGTTCCTGGGACTACAAAGTGACCCAGCGATGGGCCACCCGCCTCCAGCACGACAACATCCGAACCCAGCTGAAG GAGCTGCTGGCTGAAGGGCAGTCGCGCCAGCGCCCCCAGAGCGCGTGCGGGCGGCTGCGGCGGGCGGCCGTGCTGGGGTTCGTGTGGCTGCTGTGCCTGGGCACCACGCTGGGCTGCACCCTGGCCGTCTACACCTTCTCAGAGCTCATGATCGAG CAGAGCCCAGTGTCCGCCGAGCGGGAGgcggtcctgctgctgctgcctctggTGGTTTGCCTCCTCAACCTGGGGGCCCCGTACCTGTTCCGCATCCTGGCCACCCTGGAGCGGCACGACTCCCCGGTGCTGGAGGTGTACGTGGCCATCTGCAG GAACCTCATCCTCAAGATGGTCACCCTGGGGATTCTTTGCTACCACTGGCTAGGCCGCAGGGTGGGCACCCTGAAGGACCAG TGCTGGGAGAACTTCGTGGGCCAGGAGCTGTACCGGCTCATGGTGATGGACTTCATCTTCACGCTGCTGGACACGCTTCTGGGGGAGCTGGTGTGGAG GCTTTTCTCCGAGAAGCGGCTTAAGAGGAAGGGGAAGCCTGAGTTCGACATTGCAGGAAACGTTCTGGAGCTGATTTACGGGCAGACCCTGACCTG GCTGGGGGTCCTCTTCTCCCCGCTCCTGCCCGCCATGCAGATCATCAAACTGCTGCTCCTTTTCTACATCAAGAAG GCCAGCCTGATGGCCAACTGCCAGGCACCCCGCAGGCCCTGGAAGGCGTCCCACATGAGCACTGTCTTCGTCTCCCTGCTCTGCTTTCCCTCCTTCCTGGGCGCTGCGGTTTTCCTCTGCTACGCCATCTGGCA GGTGAAGCCCTCGAGCATCTGCGGCCCCTTCCGGACCCTGGACACCATGTATGAGGCGGGGAAGGTATGGGTGCGCCGCCTGGAGAAGGCGGGCCCCCGCGTctcctggctgccctgggtccACCGCTACCTGGTAGAAGATACCTTCCCCATCTACCTGGTGTCGGCCCTGCTGCT GGCTGTGATCTACCTCAACATCCAGGTGGTGAAGGGCCAGCGGAAGGTCATCTGCCTCCTCAAGGAGCAAATCAGCAAC GAGGGGGAGGACAAAATCTTCTTGATCAACAAGCTTCAGCGTGTCTACGAGAAGAAGGAGAGGAGCAG GGCTGGTAGAACCGAGGAGGCCGTGACACCCCCCCTGTTCACAGAAGACTGGGATGCCCAGTAG
- the TMC6 gene encoding transmembrane channel-like protein 6 isoform X5, whose product MSQSPAFVLNVLETPEDPEGQEPSPYDESEVHDSFHQLIQEQSRWVAEEGLELQQRQPETGALGASGSDHKTLPGPEGAPVYSMATLRILASMPSRTIGRSRGAIISQYYSRTVKLRRRAGRPQLRDMGRSARPSLRLYDLELDSAVLEEEEKRGLLVKELQGLTAAQRDHMLRGMPLSLAEKRCLREESRPLRGKRRAERRHGLLSCCDQFRDSCVLASHNLGLALLSGLQALTPWRYALKRIGGRFGSSVLSYFLFLKTLLAFNALLLLPLLAFIVGVQAAFPPAPGGPVPAFTGLELLTGGGHFTHSVMYYGYYSNATLNQPCASPLNGSECPPEAGSLPYNMPLAYLFTLGAAFFITCITLVYSMSRSFGESYRVGSASGVHAITVFCSWDYKVTQRWATRLQHDNIRTQLKELLAEGQSRQRPQSACGRLRRAAVLGFVWLLCLGTTLGCTLAVYTFSELMIESPVSAEREAVLLLLPLVVCLLNLGAPYLFRILATLERHDSPVLEVYVAICRNLILKMVTLGILCYHWLGRRVGTLKDQCWENFVGQELYRLMVMDFIFTLLDTLLGELVWRLFSEKRLKRKGKPEFDIAGNVLELIYGQTLTWLGVLFSPLLPAMQIIKLLLLFYIKKASLMANCQAPRRPWKASHMSTVFVSLLCFPSFLGAAVFLCYAIWQVKPSSICGPFRTLDTMYEAGKVWVRRLEKAGPRVSWLPWVHRYLVEDTFPIYLVSALLLAVIYLNIQVVKGQRKVICLLKEQISNEGEDKIFLINKLQRVYEKKERSRAGRTEEAVTPPLFTEDWDAQ is encoded by the exons ATGTCCCAGTCGCCGGCCTTTGTCCTCAATGTCCTCGAGACCCCAGAGGACCCAGAGGG CCAAGAGCCCAGCCCCTATGATGAGAGCGAAGTGCATGACTCCTTCCACCAGCTCATCCAGGAGCAGAGCCGCTGGGTGGCCGAGGAGGGGCTGGAGCTGCAGCAGAGGCAGCCGGAGACTGGCGCCCTGGGGGCCTCAG GCAGCGACCACAAGACCCTGCCGGGGCCTGAGGGTGCCCCCGTCTACAGCATGGCCACGCTCCGCATCTTGGCCAGCATGCCCAGTCGCACCATCG GCCGGAGCCGCGGCGCCATCATCTCCCAGTACTACAGCCGCACGGTGAAGCTGCGTCGCAGGGCCGGCCGGCCGCAGCTCAGGGATATGGGCCGCTCAGCCCGGCCCAGCCTCCGCCTGTATGACCTGGAGCTGGACTCTGCGGTTCTGGAGGAGGAGG AGAAGCGGGGCCTCCTGGTGAAGGAGCTCCAGGGCCTGACGGCGGCCCAGCGGGACCACATGCTCCGGGGGATGCCCCTGAGCCTGGCCGAGAAACGCTGCCTGCG GGAGGAGAGCCGGCCCCTGAGGGGCAAGCGGAGGGCCGAGCGGCGCCATGGGCTCCTCTCCTGCTGCGACCAGTTCCGCGACAGCTGTGTCCTG GCCTCGCACAACCTGGGGCTGGCGCTGCTCTCGGGACTGCAGGCCCTGACGCCCTGGCGCTACGCCCTGAAGCGGATCGGGGGCCGGTTCGGCTCCAGCGTCCTCTCATACTTCCTCTTCCTCAAGACCCTGCTGGCCTTCAACGCCcttctgctgctgccgctgctggcCTTCATCGTGGGCGTGCAGGCCGCCTTCCCGCCCGCGCCCGGGGGCCCTGTGCCTGCCTTCACGGGCCTGGAGCTCCTCACCGGTGGG GGCCACTTCACCCACAGCGTCATGTACTATGGCTACTACAGTAACGCCACGTTGAACCAGCCGTGTGCCTCCCCACTGAATGGCAGCGAGTGTCCTCCCGAGGCGGGCAGCCTGCCCTACAACATGCCCCTGGCCTACCTCTTCACCCTGGGGGCAGCTTTCTTTATCACCTGCATCACTCTGGTGTACAG CATGTCCCGCTCTTTCGGGGAGAGCTACCGGGTGGGCAGCGCCTCGGGGGTCCACGCCATCACCGTTTTCTGTTCCTGGGACTACAAAGTGACCCAGCGATGGGCCACCCGCCTCCAGCACGACAACATCCGAACCCAGCTGAAG GAGCTGCTGGCTGAAGGGCAGTCGCGCCAGCGCCCCCAGAGCGCGTGCGGGCGGCTGCGGCGGGCGGCCGTGCTGGGGTTCGTGTGGCTGCTGTGCCTGGGCACCACGCTGGGCTGCACCCTGGCCGTCTACACCTTCTCAGAGCTCATGATCGAG AGCCCAGTGTCCGCCGAGCGGGAGgcggtcctgctgctgctgcctctggTGGTTTGCCTCCTCAACCTGGGGGCCCCGTACCTGTTCCGCATCCTGGCCACCCTGGAGCGGCACGACTCCCCGGTGCTGGAGGTGTACGTGGCCATCTGCAG GAACCTCATCCTCAAGATGGTCACCCTGGGGATTCTTTGCTACCACTGGCTAGGCCGCAGGGTGGGCACCCTGAAGGACCAG TGCTGGGAGAACTTCGTGGGCCAGGAGCTGTACCGGCTCATGGTGATGGACTTCATCTTCACGCTGCTGGACACGCTTCTGGGGGAGCTGGTGTGGAG GCTTTTCTCCGAGAAGCGGCTTAAGAGGAAGGGGAAGCCTGAGTTCGACATTGCAGGAAACGTTCTGGAGCTGATTTACGGGCAGACCCTGACCTG GCTGGGGGTCCTCTTCTCCCCGCTCCTGCCCGCCATGCAGATCATCAAACTGCTGCTCCTTTTCTACATCAAGAAG GCCAGCCTGATGGCCAACTGCCAGGCACCCCGCAGGCCCTGGAAGGCGTCCCACATGAGCACTGTCTTCGTCTCCCTGCTCTGCTTTCCCTCCTTCCTGGGCGCTGCGGTTTTCCTCTGCTACGCCATCTGGCA GGTGAAGCCCTCGAGCATCTGCGGCCCCTTCCGGACCCTGGACACCATGTATGAGGCGGGGAAGGTATGGGTGCGCCGCCTGGAGAAGGCGGGCCCCCGCGTctcctggctgccctgggtccACCGCTACCTGGTAGAAGATACCTTCCCCATCTACCTGGTGTCGGCCCTGCTGCT GGCTGTGATCTACCTCAACATCCAGGTGGTGAAGGGCCAGCGGAAGGTCATCTGCCTCCTCAAGGAGCAAATCAGCAAC GAGGGGGAGGACAAAATCTTCTTGATCAACAAGCTTCAGCGTGTCTACGAGAAGAAGGAGAGGAGCAG GGCTGGTAGAACCGAGGAGGCCGTGACACCCCCCCTGTTCACAGAAGACTGGGATGCCCAGTAG
- the TMC6 gene encoding transmembrane channel-like protein 6 isoform X2 produces MSQSPAFVLNVLETPEDPEGSQEPSPYDESEVHDSFHQLIQEQSRWVAEEGLELQQRQPETGALGASGSDHKTLPGPEGAPVYSMATLRILASMPSRTIGRSRGAIISQYYSRTVKLRRRAGRPQLRDMGRSARPSLRLYDLELDSAVLEEEEKRGLLVKELQGLTAAQRDHMLRGMPLSLAEKRCLREESRPLRGKRRAERRHGLLSCCDQFRDSCVLASHNLGLALLSGLQALTPWRYALKRIGGRFGSSVLSYFLFLKTLLAFNALLLLPLLAFIVGVQAAFPPAPGGPVPAFTGLELLTGGGHFTHSVMYYGYYSNATLNQPCASPLNGSECPPEAGSLPYNMPLAYLFTLGAAFFITCITLVYSMSRSFGESYRVGSASGVHAITVFCSWDYKVTQRWATRLQHDNIRTQLKELLAEGQSRQRPQSACGRLRRAAVLGFVWLLCLGTTLGCTLAVYTFSELMIESPVSAEREAVLLLLPLVVCLLNLGAPYLFRILATLERHDSPVLEVYVAICRNLILKMVTLGILCYHWLGRRVGTLKDQCWENFVGQELYRLMVMDFIFTLLDTLLGELVWRLFSEKRLKRKGKPEFDIAGNVLELIYGQTLTWLGVLFSPLLPAMQIIKLLLLFYIKKASLMANCQAPRRPWKASHMSTVFVSLLCFPSFLGAAVFLCYAIWQVKPSSICGPFRTLDTMYEAGKVWVRRLEKAGPRVSWLPWVHRYLVEDTFPIYLVSALLLAVIYLNIQVVKGQRKVICLLKEQISNEGEDKIFLINKLQRVYEKKERSRAGRTEEAVTPPLFTEDWDAQ; encoded by the exons ATGTCCCAGTCGCCGGCCTTTGTCCTCAATGTCCTCGAGACCCCAGAGGACCCAGAGGG CAGCCAAGAGCCCAGCCCCTATGATGAGAGCGAAGTGCATGACTCCTTCCACCAGCTCATCCAGGAGCAGAGCCGCTGGGTGGCCGAGGAGGGGCTGGAGCTGCAGCAGAGGCAGCCGGAGACTGGCGCCCTGGGGGCCTCAG GCAGCGACCACAAGACCCTGCCGGGGCCTGAGGGTGCCCCCGTCTACAGCATGGCCACGCTCCGCATCTTGGCCAGCATGCCCAGTCGCACCATCG GCCGGAGCCGCGGCGCCATCATCTCCCAGTACTACAGCCGCACGGTGAAGCTGCGTCGCAGGGCCGGCCGGCCGCAGCTCAGGGATATGGGCCGCTCAGCCCGGCCCAGCCTCCGCCTGTATGACCTGGAGCTGGACTCTGCGGTTCTGGAGGAGGAGG AGAAGCGGGGCCTCCTGGTGAAGGAGCTCCAGGGCCTGACGGCGGCCCAGCGGGACCACATGCTCCGGGGGATGCCCCTGAGCCTGGCCGAGAAACGCTGCCTGCG GGAGGAGAGCCGGCCCCTGAGGGGCAAGCGGAGGGCCGAGCGGCGCCATGGGCTCCTCTCCTGCTGCGACCAGTTCCGCGACAGCTGTGTCCTG GCCTCGCACAACCTGGGGCTGGCGCTGCTCTCGGGACTGCAGGCCCTGACGCCCTGGCGCTACGCCCTGAAGCGGATCGGGGGCCGGTTCGGCTCCAGCGTCCTCTCATACTTCCTCTTCCTCAAGACCCTGCTGGCCTTCAACGCCcttctgctgctgccgctgctggcCTTCATCGTGGGCGTGCAGGCCGCCTTCCCGCCCGCGCCCGGGGGCCCTGTGCCTGCCTTCACGGGCCTGGAGCTCCTCACCGGTGGG GGCCACTTCACCCACAGCGTCATGTACTATGGCTACTACAGTAACGCCACGTTGAACCAGCCGTGTGCCTCCCCACTGAATGGCAGCGAGTGTCCTCCCGAGGCGGGCAGCCTGCCCTACAACATGCCCCTGGCCTACCTCTTCACCCTGGGGGCAGCTTTCTTTATCACCTGCATCACTCTGGTGTACAG CATGTCCCGCTCTTTCGGGGAGAGCTACCGGGTGGGCAGCGCCTCGGGGGTCCACGCCATCACCGTTTTCTGTTCCTGGGACTACAAAGTGACCCAGCGATGGGCCACCCGCCTCCAGCACGACAACATCCGAACCCAGCTGAAG GAGCTGCTGGCTGAAGGGCAGTCGCGCCAGCGCCCCCAGAGCGCGTGCGGGCGGCTGCGGCGGGCGGCCGTGCTGGGGTTCGTGTGGCTGCTGTGCCTGGGCACCACGCTGGGCTGCACCCTGGCCGTCTACACCTTCTCAGAGCTCATGATCGAG AGCCCAGTGTCCGCCGAGCGGGAGgcggtcctgctgctgctgcctctggTGGTTTGCCTCCTCAACCTGGGGGCCCCGTACCTGTTCCGCATCCTGGCCACCCTGGAGCGGCACGACTCCCCGGTGCTGGAGGTGTACGTGGCCATCTGCAG GAACCTCATCCTCAAGATGGTCACCCTGGGGATTCTTTGCTACCACTGGCTAGGCCGCAGGGTGGGCACCCTGAAGGACCAG TGCTGGGAGAACTTCGTGGGCCAGGAGCTGTACCGGCTCATGGTGATGGACTTCATCTTCACGCTGCTGGACACGCTTCTGGGGGAGCTGGTGTGGAG GCTTTTCTCCGAGAAGCGGCTTAAGAGGAAGGGGAAGCCTGAGTTCGACATTGCAGGAAACGTTCTGGAGCTGATTTACGGGCAGACCCTGACCTG GCTGGGGGTCCTCTTCTCCCCGCTCCTGCCCGCCATGCAGATCATCAAACTGCTGCTCCTTTTCTACATCAAGAAG GCCAGCCTGATGGCCAACTGCCAGGCACCCCGCAGGCCCTGGAAGGCGTCCCACATGAGCACTGTCTTCGTCTCCCTGCTCTGCTTTCCCTCCTTCCTGGGCGCTGCGGTTTTCCTCTGCTACGCCATCTGGCA GGTGAAGCCCTCGAGCATCTGCGGCCCCTTCCGGACCCTGGACACCATGTATGAGGCGGGGAAGGTATGGGTGCGCCGCCTGGAGAAGGCGGGCCCCCGCGTctcctggctgccctgggtccACCGCTACCTGGTAGAAGATACCTTCCCCATCTACCTGGTGTCGGCCCTGCTGCT GGCTGTGATCTACCTCAACATCCAGGTGGTGAAGGGCCAGCGGAAGGTCATCTGCCTCCTCAAGGAGCAAATCAGCAAC GAGGGGGAGGACAAAATCTTCTTGATCAACAAGCTTCAGCGTGTCTACGAGAAGAAGGAGAGGAGCAG GGCTGGTAGAACCGAGGAGGCCGTGACACCCCCCCTGTTCACAGAAGACTGGGATGCCCAGTAG